The sequence GGAAAACGACAACATGACCAGCAACATGTTCAACACTTCCCACaaaacatgagtgtgtgtgtgtgtgtgtgtgtgtgtgtgtgtgtgtgtgtgttacaggctTTCTTGGGAGCAAGAGATTGCTGCTTTGCATCAGGAGGCGCAGAGACTCTCTAGACAAGTTGAAGAATCCAATCAGGCAGCTCTGAAGGAGGAGGTCAGCAAAGCAAAGAGAAAAGTTTGCTGTATATTAGACACATTAGATGATTATTGATTAGATGATTGGATgaatgacgtgtgtgtgtgtgtgtgtgtgtgtgtgtgtagagggctGCTCTAGAGTCTGAGCGAGAGCTGGCTGTTTCTCGGGTAGAAGACTGGATTGCAGAAGCTGAACGATATCTAAGCAGTCTCAGGTAAGAGTGATAAAAAATCCTAActgattactgtgtgtgtgtgtgtgtgtgtgtgtgtgtgtgtgtgtgtgtgttttaacataACATCTGCTCTGTGGTCAGGTCAGACACCTCACCTAAGAGCAAGATGCAGCAAAATGAATGGGAGAAAAATGTGGCGATGACTCGCAGCAGATTGGGGAAACTACAGGTGAGTGGTGAGGCTGATACCCCTGAGGCTGATACCCCTGAGGCTGATACCCCTGAGGCTGATACCCCTGAGGCTGATACCCCTGAGGCTGATACCCCTGAGGCTGATACCCCTGATGTAAAGCTCTGTGTTAATGCTAACACTTGCTGTGATAAGGTTAAGATGTTAATCGTGTTTTTatctgtgttgattttttttagtcattATATAAAGATAATCTTAAGCAGCTTCTCCAGGGGAAAGAGCTGGACAGTTTACCTAAAGTCCTCCCTCCTCTTCTCCCCCACATCCCCAtggtgagtgttagtgtgtttgttgtctgtGTGGTGTATAACTACATGTAGTGTATTAAActaactcacactctctctctgtctctctctctctctctctctctctctctctctctctctcactctctctctctcacacacactctctccctctctctctctttctcactctctctctcacacacactcactctctctgtctctcgcgctttctctctctctctgtctctctctctctctctctctctctctctctctctctctcactcactctctctcactctctctctctcacacacacacactctctccctctctctctctttctcactctctctcacacacactcactctctctgtctctcgcgctttctctctctctctgtctctctctttctctcacacacacactcactctctctgtctctcgcgctttctctctctctctctctccctctctctttctctcacacacacactcactttctctgtctctcgtgctttctctctctctttctgtctctctctctctctctctctctctctctcacacacacacacacacacacactctctctctctctctctgtctctcacgctttctctctctctctctctctctctctctctccccctctctctctctctctctcacacacacacactctccctctctctctctctttctctctctcacacacacacactcactctctctctctcacacacacacacacgctcactctctctctctcgtgctttctctctctatctctccctctctctctctctctctttctctctccctctctctctctctctctctctcacacacacactctccctccctctctctctcacacacacacactctctccctctctctctctctctctctctctctctctctctctcacacacacacacacacacactctctctctctcacacacacacacactctctctctctctctctctctctctctctctctctctctctctctctctctagatcgATTTGCTGAATTTCACGACATGCCCTGCGATTCACCCACCAGTGACCCAGCCACAGTTTCACCCCGCCCGTAGACACACCCCCCCTCCGCTTTCTACACACAACCCAGTGGCCTTCGCACCACACACCCTGGAGCAGAACATGCCCCCCATCCGCACCCCCACAATGGCCTACACCCACCCTACATGTACTTTACCGTACACTGCTGTCTCTGCAGCCCCGGTGAGCTCCATGGGTAGTCTCGCACCAGGGGCCTCGGTAAGAAACCCCGCCTCCCAGGCTCTACCGTCAAACCCACAACCTGCAGGCAAGCTGGACAAACTGCTGGAGAAACTGGGCACACagttcccacaatgcaccaggtGTTAAGAGGTTACAGGTTAAATAGTTTGAATGCTTGTTTTTACTCTACAACTGTTtctcaccgtgtgtgtgtgtgtgtgtgtgtgtgtgtgtgtgtgtgtgtgtgtgtgtgtgttagagctcAGATCATGGGGGTATTGCAGCAGGTTAAGAGTGAACGTGGCACCATGGCTGGAATGTCTGTAGAGGACATTAAACAACAAGT comes from Tachysurus vachellii isolate PV-2020 chromosome 26, HZAU_Pvac_v1, whole genome shotgun sequence and encodes:
- the rnf214 gene encoding RING finger protein 214; this encodes MLNNQGMLNIMPINSETKDVQTDDWTQEKCVNTNDNWEHLMRVLVEQNNELTEECESLQKQQADEESEYKSQIENLKKLRDDKKRQHQALLDKIESVRLKLELNSSKTSRKNFSAKVEELTAEKDQKLEVVRRLNQELEELDGKLNMLTEEQKNEKLSWEQEIAALHQEAQRLSRQVEESNQAALKEERAALESERELAVSRVEDWIAEAERYLSSLRSDTSPKSKMQQNEWEKNVAMTRSRLGKLQSLYKDNLKQLLQGKELDSLPKVLPPLLPHIPMIDLLNFTTCPAIHPPVTQPQFHPARRHTPPPLSTHNPVAFAPHTLEQNMPPIRTPTMAYTHPTCTLPYTAVSAAPVSSMGSLAPGASVRNPASQALPSNPQPAGKLDKLLEKLGTQFPQCTRAQIMGVLQQVKSERGTMAGMSVEDIKQQVEQKLSERLPPGPIAPPVGSRHSHRAQVQPALSTRPPVHVPSAHTFQARSPQAALHTKAAPSVRKLCLMCQNHVEPGTQYITHCPHTLHRECISVWLQSSKNNSCPFCPSK